From the Synchiropus splendidus isolate RoL2022-P1 chromosome 3, RoL_Sspl_1.0, whole genome shotgun sequence genome, the window TTTTCCCGGAGCTCtttccccctcctctctctcgccttccatttctccttttAAAAAGAGTGAATGATGTATGTGCATTGATTTAcaatcaattatttttattttcattttatttaagctTGGGTAAATTTTCAGTGGCCCCCGCAGAGAGCAATGCATCTCTATCAATAGCGCCGCACCTCATTACCAACCGGGGCCCTGGATAGTAAGCGGGGAAATAATGAGCGAGCGTTTATTTCTGTCTGTCACTTTGACTTAAACATTGTTTGGCCATAAATCTCCCCCCCCGCGTCATTTACATGGCATCGGCaaacaaataaagcaaatgATCAGTTGACCGATTTCGAAAATGACCGCATCCAATTTGGATCGTCCTATTTTCTGACATTCTGCTTCAATTTATAAGATCTTGTTGACATTTGATTTAAATGAACCGCCTCGTTTAAGTTGTTTTTGAGGTATGTCCTCATCACGACCAATTTTCGACCCGACCTTCGTTCCCGCTTGGCTCCGCTCACTGCGTTGTGTGTCCAAATGCATAGCACTGTCGATCATGGTCTCGTAACTTTGCTGTTAAACTGCATGATTCTTTAGAAAACCTGAACCTCCCAAgccatttttttctgcattttcaaaAAACTTGGTCATGGCCTGAAATCAATGGCAGGTGAGGACCAAATACGTCATTTTTTAATAGcttgatcacattttttttttaccataaaTCCAATGTGCTATCAGCACATCAATTGGCAAGACTAATGTTTCAAAGTTGTTCAGAGTTGTTGTTTTAGACCTGATATTTGACCTAGTTGATCAAAACTGGACTAAAGAGAATGTATTAAATCTGATGCTGAATGTATTAAACACAGACAATGTacttcttctttcatttcataaaatgAATCCCACAACTAAAGTAGGGCGACATGTTAACAAGGGCAAAGACTGTCTTATAACTTCTGCAATGGAGAAATTCAGATTCTTGTGAAATCCTGGTGTTTAAAATTTTGTAGCAGCTGAAAAATCGTTTGAGTTAGGGATGTGACGCTATGTTATTTAACCCAATATGTGAGTGCCGATTAGATTTATGGAAATCTACTTTGCAATTCTACTATGAGCACAATTTTAGTCATAGTATTGATTATTGCAACTGCAATTCCTTTATTTTCCTTATATTCCTTCTTTAAAAGGATAGTTTAATCATATACtacttaaaagaaaaaagaaaaaaatacacatcagTTTTTCCCTAACAAAAACGTATTCTAAAGTGTATTGTTTGAGTTTTATAAACACAAgagctgccaactctcacgcaTCTGGCGTGAGACTCAAGAGgcttctcacacactctcacacctgCCATGTCTCACGCATTTGTAGCCAAGTGATTACATATGCTAACTGTACCGAGATTGCAGGTGTCGCAGcgcagtttttattttgaacaccTGCAGGAGACAAAGTCATGCGGAAAACTTTGTACATCACGAGCAAAGcttaaggtccatttatgctcaaggTTACATCTGGATACGGAtagagccttctgtccatgctctgtcCGTGAGTCaattttgtccgtatttctgcacgttccACAAAGCTTGCGGATGCAGGCCAAATGAAGCAGTATCAGCAGAAACCATAGGGGCGGTGTTGCTTTTATATACTGGATATGTCGCCATGTtgcttttggagtttgttgttgtcataaacttttgactctgggctccTCCCCCTGTTgggtatattggtgaacagcaataccaacacaaaGACCAAATACACAATAGTACGGATGAGTACTATTTGGggcataaagggagcataaatgggccttaaaatgGGTCCAGGGTCATTTCAGGTGGTGTTGGGTTGTTTGCCAGTTTGACTGAGTTTTCCAAGAAACTGATATGACGTCACTGCCACttataaaaatgtgtaaaacaactAAATAATATAGATTCTGAGGAAAAATATCCCGAAAAAAATAGTCCAAACTCTCTTTGAATGGGTTAGTTAGGATGTGCAGTCCAAAATATTTGACTTTAGAAACACACACTTTGCACCAACGAAATAGTGATGAGATCTTTTACAACAGGAAATACGTGAGTGGGATACACTGCTTGTTGATTGTCAAGTACTCCATGCCATAATGACAGGTAACTTGGTCCGTATTCTTAAAGTAAACTTTGGAAAACTTTCCAGACGTGGTGATTATTCCTGAAAATGTGAAACCTGCTGCGACTCATCAGGGACGATATACATGACATGGAGTGCTTGCATGCACCCCGACTGGGAAACCATTTGAGAATGAGAGACCCCAAGAAAACCCCACATGTCGGGTTGACAGTGATACATTAAAATGGGTCATCCAGTAATTCCTCTTCCTGCGGTTACTTTCTGGTCTGGAATTACATAATGATGACAGAGCTCCGGGTCTGGCCTCCCGAGATAAAAGCTGCCATGCAAAACACTGTACATTCTCTAAATGCTTCGTCTAAGAGGCCTTCTGAAGGAAGTGATTACTGTAGTGCTGTCCGCTAATGCTCACGTGGTGGCCCAAATGTGGTCTCTGTTATTCATCACGCACACATTTGAAAGCGCATAAATAATGAAGCGGAATATTATAGTACAATAATAGCATTCTGTTGCACTTCCTGTGCTGACCAAGATGTTTCTATGGTGCGTCTCCACTAAATGGACTTCTCAGCATCTGAACATGATGTGGAACATGTCATGAAGAGATTCATTAGGAACATGAAATCAAAAAGAATTCCTTTGCATTCCTTCAGGGACCACCCCCCCGACCCCAAACCCGCACCCTCTCCCGCAACCATGGACTCATCACATATTGCCATATGACTGAATCAGATGCTGTGTGTGACAAATGTGGCCTCGCAGCTGAGACGAGCACAAAGGACACTCAGTAGTCTGCTCGGACCGCCAACAGAAAACACTCCAAAGACAATGAGGCTGCTGTGTAAAACGTTGTTTATCTCATCGGACCATGCTGTGCCAGGTTGTGCTGCGACTTAATTCTCCGAACTTATGCAATAGCTTTAGGGGGAGATGCTTCCGTAGCACGAGAGCTCTTCTCTAAGGaggaaatgataaaaatgagtCCGGATGACGTTGTGGCTTTGCCAAATATATATTGGGCTGAATGGTCAAGCTACTTATGGGAGGTTGAACGCAGCTAACAGTGACATTACAGGTAACATCCTGATGATGATTTCCGTCCATAGTTACCAACACAATGCAGAAGGAAGCCTCCACTCTTTTACAGTTCTTTAGAAAACAGCAGGACTAATAAAAATCCGAAACGGGTCTTGACCCTTATGAACCAACTGGTATGAAAACATTGGctttttaatgaattaataatgATTATGCTTGTGCTTTCGTGGTGTCAGAGTTGCTGCGTTGTACAGCTTTGAAGAAGGAGTAGCATCATTAAAAATGCACTATAACTGTTTTCTTTTAAGATTAACGTCACCATCTGTTTCTACAGCCAGACAGATTTGTCCCATCGTCAGTCGCTATTTTGGTAATTTACAGTCTGAGCCCACAAGAATGTTGTAAAGTATgaactgcaaaaataaaaacaaatacttttGGATTGTTGTGAAACTGATTCAAAGTGCTGTGCTACACAAACAATCTAAAAATGGTCCAGAAGTTACAAGCTGGTTGGGTTTCCTGGGGTCGCTTCAGACATGAGATATTTTCAGAAAAGTTGGTCAGAAGGGACCAGCAAGACCGTATTGAGCAAAAGAGGAATGTTTGAAAATGAGATTATATTTAGTGACTGATGTTTTGACATAGAGGCCAGATTCAGAAAAGCAAAATGGTCATCGTTTTCGACATACCTGCTTCAAATTGGATAGAAGGCGATGAGAAacgataaaaaataaaaatgcagtaAACCCAGATGCTGGTTTGACTTTCACGtcctcaatgttgtgttgattatcactattattttttaaatatatagcTGTTTTTAACTATTGTTGTCCATACATTGAACAGTAAATTGAGGTAAAATGACACAGAACAATGAACAGCAACTCAGGAGATGTTTGGATTTCTGCAGTTCAACAGTTGTACTCACCCAGATTGGACTTGCATGGCTTCAAACACAAGCCACAGGCAGCCAGGCTGCCCtcgctttatttatttttttaatcacagcCCAGGCCAGGCCACGAGGTGCGTGGGCAAATGCAAACATCCTACAGCATCTCTCGTATCACTACTGAACCATTAGActattgaaagaaaaaatataaatcttTGGAAAGTTTTGatcaaaacaatgtgtaaatACTAAATTTGAAATGGAAAACGTGTCGGAGTAGGAgttaagtttgttttttgaaatgAGCAGAAATATgttgtaaaatgtttaaaatgcaaatctaaaagtataaattaaaaaacaaaagtggatGTGAAACAGGAGAGTAATTGATAATGATAGTGAACATAATAATGTGTTCACTACCATGAactaccatatatatatatatatatatatatatatatatatatatatatatatatatatatatatatatatatatatacacacgttGAATATATATAAGTGCATATATAAGTTGAATAGCAGATTAAAATTGtctcataaacaaacaaaacttttgTGTTTCAATGGTGGACCTTCCACTTACAGCAGCCGTGGTGAGCTCATGCTATTATTACAGAGTACGTGCAGCTCGCGTCTGACAGAAACTCGAATGTTTTGGACACAGACGCTGTTTCGGCTCACATGCGCTGTGTGTGGCTGAACAGGGATCATACAGGCTACACTGCTCCAGCAGCCAGCGCAGCTCGCTTATATACGCACCTAAAAATAACTAGCCAATCCGCAGCGAGCCGTCAGGTGTCACGCTGACCAACGAGGACTGAGAACGACCCAAATGAAGTCAGAGGGTGGCTGCCATTGGTCGGTTGTGATATCATTTGCGGGCTCGGAGGCTGCTCCTCGCCGATTGGCCGGTCCTCCCCGAGCCGTGTCgaaggaggggggcggggcGTCGTGGTTTGAATAGGGAAGTTTGCAGAGCGCAGTTTGTTCCCCTTCCAGTCCGGAGCTGTGTTTGCAAATACCTCGAACACAAGCGAGAGAAAGGGGGCACTGACGGACTCTTGCTGCTGAGAACGAGCGCGGCGGCTTCGCTGACAGCAAGAGGGACACTTTTGCTTTTTTCTTACGGAAGAAAAATCCATCCAAGTGCAGCTACACCTTTTCTAAGAGCTCGGGAAAACCATGGATGTTCTACCTATGTGCAGCATATTTCAAGAACTTCAGATAGTTCACGACACGGGCTATTTCTCCGCCTTACCGTCACTGGAGGAGTACTGGCAGCAGGTGAATATTCGCGTGCTCGTTCGTGGCGAGGCGACGGGTAGTTTGCGCGGCGGTGAAGTTTTGGCAGCGTGAAGTGGATCAGTGTGTCAGTCTGACAGCTGGAGTCGGAGCTGATGAATGACGGCGGAGACACACGCGCGTGTTCGGGTTCACGTCCATTTGACTTGATTTCAAAGCGGAATGCAGAAATGCGATGACTGTTTCTTCACCAAAGCAGAATCACTACCATTTTGCATTTGTATTTTAGTTCCTCTTGTCACTTTTTTATGCGCttgcttccaaaaaaaaaaccatccctTGCTGTTGTAGAAATGCATCGAACCTAACGGGAGACGAGTCCCCCTCACATGAGCGGACAGCCGCACAGCTGGGTCTTATATcgacagagtttttttttttcgagggaGAGCGTGGAGCCTGGAGGAAATGTTTGGTCCACATGAGACTTGTCAGAGCGCAGCGCCTCTAATGAATGGCTGAGTAGTCGACGAGAGCTTGTGGGATTCGATCTGGGGGGAAGGATGTGAGCTCATGTCAGACGTGCTgcgagaggagaggagaggagaggaaaggcagCTGAATGGCTGGTGTTTAGAAGAGGAAGTTGAGTAGCTTCCTCTGAATTTGTTCAGTGAGTCACCATGGTGGTGAAATGacaatgcatgtgtgtgtgtggctgtgctAAACAGCAGGAGAGATTGGATCTGCAAATAGAAATCACATGATAGTTCCATCACAAGACGTTTGTTTTGCACTCAGTCATGAAAAGCCTCCAGCGCTTGGTTTTAAAACCGTATAATTGGTGTGGATATATCCGAGCAGGTCATGTGCACCAGCCCTGCTGTTAGCATTCAACAAATATTACGCCACACAGTGAAGGGATGTGCATATGCATCGTTGGAAAGGATTTCCTGGTGTAAAGGGGGCTCTGCTCCGCAGGAGTCCTCCTCTAATTGATTAATTCTCACTGTAATCTCTCATCTCTTCTCATCCGCTCCAGACATGCTTGGAGCTGGAGCGCTACCTGCAGAGCGAGCCTTACGTCTCCACCACTGACCTCAAGTTTGACGGACAGGAGGACCTCTGGGGCAAGTTCATCCTGGCCTGCGGGGACAAGACCAAGGCGGAGAACGACCCAAAGATGGTGGTGGCCCACGAGGAGGACAATCAGGACAGCCAAATCTTGGACACCAACAGTGTGAATTCCGACGCcagcagcgaagcttcagacagttcagaggAGCTCTCGCCCACACACAGCTTTACCTCCAACCCACTGGGCACTGTCTTGGTTGGCTCTGGACCTTTTAGCCCCTCCATCATTAGCACGCCGCCGTCCTCGCCGGAGGCCCACTCCGAGCCTGCGACCAGCGGCTGGGTCGGCGCACACGCCGAGTTTCACTTGCCTGTCAAAATCAGGAGCGGGGGAATGGCAAAGACTTCGGATAAGACGGGACTCATCTGCGATGACGCATCTCCTGAAGGCAGGAGAAGAGTACACAGGTGTCTCTTCAACGGGTGTCGCAAGGTTTACACAAAGAGCTCCCACCTGAAAGCACACCAGCGTACTCATACGGGTAAGTAAGTTTCACACGCACCCGACGCTTGAGTTTTAAATTCTGATTTCAAAAGGCTTATTGCAGACAGACGGGAAGTGGCGTCATATAGTCGTCCGCTTGTCATTGTCCGTCCGTTGTGTGATGTAATTAAAGGTCCACTTTGCCTGATGTCCTCAGCTGGAGCCGAAGTATTAGCTCTGCATGGCTGGATACCTAAACTGTGACCTAATCTATCTGGAATGTGGCTGACTGGGCCAacgagggaggaggggggaggggccGCACATGGGAGATAAAAGGACTTCAAAACAGATTGAGTTTCATCATGGGAAAGGGTAAATGGGCGGGGATCCAGGGGGCACTCAGTCGGCCGCAGTGAATGCTCACTTGACCGTTCCTGATTTTCTATCAGAGGCGTGAAATtgtcttttttctcttctttactTTTTCTTTACGCCGCACATCTCCGGTTCCTGCGTCACTCGCTTTACATTCTTGGCATGTTTTGAAAAAACGCAGCCACCGATCCGACAGGTTCTGACGGAATGCGCGTCTCGAGTGACTTGTCAGCACACATGTCGACGACCCTGTCCCCCGAGGCTGACTTGAGTTCAACGGATTTAAACCACGACAGCGCCGGACGCAAGGCTTCTGACTGGGCTCTGCCTAACCTGCTTCTCATGTTTGCAGGTGAGAAGCCGTATAGGTGTTCGTGGGAGGGCTGCGAGTGGCGTTTTGCACGAAGCGACGAGTTGACCAGACACTTCAGGAAGCACACTGGGGCAAAGCCATTTAAATGCAGTCACTGTGACAGGTACGTTGGACATCTATGACGACCTCTGATGCATTACCATGTGACCCTCCTCTGTTAGTTGACAAGGCACCTAAAGGCTGCAACGTGTTTTCACACTCCCCCATCAAAGTGGGGTCTGCATCGTTTGAGATTTCTCTGTGGCTTTTAGTGTTTGTAAGAAGAAGCAAATCTGCTGAATCATCATTATTGTGAAGGCCAGGGTTGCCAGGTTCCTCAATAGAGAACAAGACCACATAAATGTTTACATACAAAGCATATGGATCCCAACTATGAGTCACACAAATACTTTGGTATTTCTAAATGAGCTTTCAGTGATGCTGTTAACCCATTAGCTGCTGTGCCACCATATAAGAGCCTTGTGTAGACACAGTGCTTGAAACAGGACAATTGAGAAACGATCAAAACTTGagacgtttgtttgtttttgtggatcGTTGCTGTCCCTCTCGGTGTGTCACTGTAACTAACTGGAGAATTGAATTTCCACTCATGCTTCCAGAGAAGACACACAACCATTTGTTATATTTAGCAGTCGTCGTCTGAAGTGCAACCTAATATCCACTGCAGTGTTATGAGCATTTATCAAGCGCTAATTAGACGTGATGTAACAAGGAAGCATCCGTCGCCACCATATTATTCAGCGACAGTGAACATCTGCAGGAGCGTTGGCGCAGCCCGCCttcacatttttaaagtgtaaatgattAAAAGCACAGTAATGCATAGCTTCCCCGAACAATTGAATTTGCTCCTTTTGTTAGCGATTTTCTGCCCTGCTCTTATTGAATTttctccccccccctcccttcctccgCCCCGCCCCCTtgtcctctctcttcctccgtcCACAGATGTTTCTCCAGGTCTGACCATCTGGCTCTTCACATGAAGAGACACATCTAAAGCAGGGTGAGCACCAACCAAGCAACACAGCGGAGGGTTTTAAAAGGAGGGAGcgagagtgagagaggaaaaaaaaaacacaaatagacAAACGCGTCTCCCGACGAGTCTCTTGGTTGAACTGTCCAGAGCAGAGCGGGTGGAGTGTGTTCCAGCCAAAGCATGCTGTTTTGCACCATACTGAATCCCTGTGCCTCCGGGACCTCTCTTTGGAGAAAGGCGCTCTGAAGGTTGTCTTTTGCAACACGAGGACAAAATCATGgatgagagacagagaaagagtttttttttaaatgagaaggattaaaacatgaaataaggagtgggaaaaaaaaaaacatggatgaaTGATTTTGTGTGTATGGTGCATGATGTTTTTTGGAGGGGGGAGGAAATCTCCCGGACGGCAGATACACTGGTACTTTTGGAACTGTCTGAGGTGAGCATGTGTGCACTGTGAATGTCTGCGATTGGCTGGCCGGCCCCTACGGAGCGACAGAGGAGTGGATATAAGTGGACGAGAACGATGCGGAGTGGAGGAAGGTCAGGGGCTGGTGCCAATGTTGCTGTGGACTGAATGGGTTTCAGGGGAAACGCTCTACTTCCCCTCGTGGTTTGTGCGGCGGCGGAGCCGGGCTGCGGCCCCCCCGCTCCCCACCTCCCCGCACTTGGAGGATCTCTAAAGCAGAACCTCAATTTGACCAGACTTCCACCACCGTCTGGTCGGTGACCCAGGGTCCCAAACTGTCCCTGGTCACAGAATGACAGGATAATTTTTCTTTCTGGTGTTTTTTGGTGCAGCTACTAAATGTGCAATGTGTTATGTAGCctggtttatttttgtttctttttttttttgttttgttttttgttttttacatgcTACAAAGCTCATTTGTAGTCCAATTGTATAAGCTGTGTGCTTAGAGGTATACCACAACTTTACTATAACTTCAGTATCATAGACAGGTGTTGCATGGTTCTAGGGTTTCTTCATTTCATGTTTCCACTATTACCAGGACTGCAAGTAGTTTCCATAAAAGTGCAGCTAAAATGCGAACGGTTAGATGTTACAATATTGTACATAAAGCCTTGATGATTCCCTCTTTTATTTAACTCCATCCCTCATTCCTGTTTTCATCCGGTTGGAGAGTTCACCACTGCTTGCCGTTCCCTTCTCCTTCATCCTTAACCTTGGGgttccgatttttttttttttttttgtacttggtTTCTTATCCAATAATGCACTGTTGACCTTAATGGTGCCTTATGCAAGTGGCTGCGCCCCTGCGGTGGCCGGAGgcgctctccttctctctcggGAGGCAGTCACGTTTTGTGGTATGGGTGATTTGACAAGCTGGATCAAGGCTCAATTTGGACTTTTGCACCTCTGTCATTGTCTGATACTTAAAAGTACCTTAGTTTGTCTATCACCTTTTGTGTAATTCCGATTGTGTAAATACGACAAATGTTTAGAGCACTTaaattcatgttttaaaaaCTACTGTGTAGTATGTACGGCTGTCCATCACTCACAGATACAAGTGTCGCAGAAATGCGCAGCGTCGCTTTAGTCCCCGCCTTCTTGTCCCTGCGAGAAGAAAAGTCTAAAGATTTATTGTAATTAACGGTCTGCAGTTGGAGCGGCCTCTCCGTGTTCTGCCTCGCTGTAATGAATCGCTAAAGGCTTTGTTGGCATGGAATCTGTCACAGACTGCTGACGGTGTAGCTTGTGTATTGACCTGTCTAGGGAGCGTGGTCTTAGCCAACAGGAGAGGGTGAGGCCAACGGGGTCTCGAGGGAAGAGCCAAAATGTCAACCTTCGATTCCGCATTCTGGAAATGGAGCAGAATGGAAAAACTTGAAGGTTTTCATGGCTGAATCTGATTACCACAGTTCAGCGACCTTCCTTGTCGGAATCCAATGTTGCACCGCGGCTCGCGACGACGTATGGATTTCAGATCAGCCGGGGAAAGAGACAGGATGACTACAAACTTGAAACTGCTTGCTGCGATGGATTTGTTGATTGCTAGCGATGGCTTTTGTGCACAGAGGCTGGTAACATCTATTCTGAGCAAAACAGCCGCCAATAACTGTACCGAGGGGTAATTGAGCCTTGATTTAGCTCCGTGTTTGCTCGCAtcttcacactcttcatcatctCTCTTCATCTCACCTCCttgtctgtcacacacacaccaacacacacacacacacagctttgttCTCAACTGAATCTttgtattaaaagaaaaaaaaaacaacaacttttgtAAAATTGTTATGTTTATGCTTTAtgaaatttttatttgaaaattgtTTTGCAAAATTGTTATATTTCtgtatgaatgtattttttattggaATAATAAGAAATTCTTATCTGACTTTGGCTGGCTTCCTTTGTCTTATTTGGTTTGCTGTTATTTGAGGGACCGCAGGAGTTGGGATTTAATATCTTCTTGCATGGCAGCTGTTCTTCTAATATGTTTATAATTTGGGCTGTGTTGGTGAAACGGGAGAAAATTGCTTTATGTTTTGGCATCAAACGGCCTGACATTATTCCCGGTTTTGAACTGTAAGTTGAGCTTCTGAAAACTTCCAGATTCGTGGCTTCCCTCTTCTCCAATTTTATGAAAACATCATCTGCTAAAACGAAACCCATTGATTCTGAAAGGAGTTTAGTGGAGTTcaagagaaaatgtttttagcttgagaCTCATTCTGGAGGGAAGAAAGCCAATGATGTCATGACTTCCCACGCTAAGCCCTCTAACCTTTTAAACTGTTGACAGAAATGTTTGATCAGGGCTTTCAATTTCTCcccaaaacaaactaaaaggTGTCGTAAAAGGCTTTTCTTTGGTGTTGACTGCATACAACACCGAAGCGCTCAAAGTAAACAAGCCTCTGTCGCATGTGATCGAGATATGTTGATTCAGACTGGAGGCTGCAGCAGCTTGTCGTgtcataaaatgtgttttcagatcCTGTGCTTTCCACCTGGACATTTGGTTCTACATAATAAGAACAAGTTCAAGCTGTATAGCCATAACATAGCACGGCTGATGTGGCTACGTTAGTTGAAGCCTCACTATTGTAggaaatatattgaaaatgatGGGAAGCTAGTCAGATATGGCTTTTATCTGCTTGAATCttaacagaaaacaaaagcaaataaaagctttaaaACTGCTCTCTGGATGTTGCGAGTGGGATATTTGTCAGGACAGTTGGTCACAATGGTCCTCCACACTGGACAAAACTGCTCCAGTTCAAGTGGGATTTAAGCCGCT encodes:
- the klf6a gene encoding Krueppel-like factor 6a, yielding MDVLPMCSIFQELQIVHDTGYFSALPSLEEYWQQTCLELERYLQSEPYVSTTDLKFDGQEDLWGKFILACGDKTKAENDPKMVVAHEEDNQDSQILDTNSVNSDASSEASDSSEELSPTHSFTSNPLGTVLVGSGPFSPSIISTPPSSPEAHSEPATSGWVGAHAEFHLPVKIRSGGMAKTSDKTGLICDDASPEGRRRVHRCLFNGCRKVYTKSSHLKAHQRTHTGEKPYRCSWEGCEWRFARSDELTRHFRKHTGAKPFKCSHCDRCFSRSDHLALHMKRHI